The genomic region TTGCGCCATGTGTTCGGTCATCACCGTCGTTTTTCCGCTCCCTGGCGCTGCCACGACTACGGACGACATTCGTTTGGGCTCGATCACGGCCCACTGTTCCTCGGTCCACATCGACATCCCCCTTGGTTGATTCAACAGCTTAGGACGCTCGTCGTCGATGACGAAGGGGATGAATTGCTGCGCTTGAGGAGATCGTGCGCAGGGTCTTCGAGGTCCGAAGCGACAGGTGTGATATCATGAAACGGTCAAGGGGGAACCACCGTGGCCATTTATGCCATTGCAGATTTGCACCTCGACACATCTGACAAAAAGCCGATGCACGTCTTCGGCCAAACCTGGCGCGATCACGCCGAAAAAATTGCTCATCATTGGCGCCAACGGGTTCACGATGACGACGTGGTACTCATCCCGGGCGATATCTCGTGGGCCATGAAACTTGAAGAGGCCGCCCCTGACTTGGCGTGGATTGGGCGCTTGCCAGGCCAGAAGATTCTCATTCGCGGAAATCACGACTATTGGTGGGGCGGGATTCAGCGCGTTCGCCAGGCGCTTCCCCCTCACATGTACGCCCTTCAAAACGACAGCCTCGTCGTAAACGAGGTGTGCTTTGCGGGCACACGAGGATGGACGCTCCCCCACCACCCGTCGTACGTGCGGGAACAGGATGAGGCCATTCTTAAGCGGGAAATCCTGCGGCTCGAGTTGTCGCTGAAGACGGCCATCAAACACGGGAAACCGATTGTGTGCCTCATGCACTATCCGCCCGTGGATCCTGAACACGGGC from Alicyclobacillus vulcanalis harbors:
- a CDS encoding metallophosphoesterase — encoded protein: MAIYAIADLHLDTSDKKPMHVFGQTWRDHAEKIAHHWRQRVHDDDVVLIPGDISWAMKLEEAAPDLAWIGRLPGQKILIRGNHDYWWGGIQRVRQALPPHMYALQNDSLVVNEVCFAGTRGWTLPHHPSYVREQDEAILKREILRLELSLKTAIKHGKPIVCLMHYPPVDPEHGPSAFHELLVSYGVRGCVYGHLHGPAHRFAFNGVIDGVHYQLVSSDYLQFAPWCLPDDWLDG